One genomic window of uncultured Erythrobacter sp. includes the following:
- a CDS encoding autotransporter domain-containing protein encodes MAFATGTNDIDMSVVIPAAGVAATQPGDANITIYAAGICFTVDGAGENEWPIKPFVSFAWENLDHDDVDIGSGATALDTAGDSFDRTVIGYGLAVNEQIGSNTALRAIAQANHYLGDTRIGLLSRFFENSSEASIFQTTGEDIEEQYRFELGLNQALGHGWRLGVEGQAELGGLQGNGGKMTVSKRF; translated from the coding sequence CTGGCTTTTGCAACTGGCACCAACGACATTGACATGTCGGTCGTGATCCCGGCGGCAGGTGTGGCCGCCACGCAACCGGGCGACGCCAACATCACCATCTACGCAGCAGGCATCTGCTTCACCGTGGATGGCGCTGGCGAGAACGAATGGCCGATCAAGCCGTTCGTCTCCTTCGCATGGGAGAATCTCGACCATGACGATGTCGACATCGGATCGGGTGCTACCGCGCTCGACACCGCAGGAGACAGCTTCGACCGCACTGTGATCGGTTACGGTTTGGCAGTGAACGAGCAGATCGGCAGCAACACAGCGCTCCGTGCCATTGCACAGGCAAATCACTACCTAGGCGATACGAGGATCGGGTTGCTTTCCCGGTTCTTCGAGAACAGCAGCGAGGCAAGCATTTTCCAAACGACAGGCGAAGATATCGAAGAGCAATACCGCTTCGAACTCGGTCTCAATCAGGCGCTTGGGCATGGCTGGCGGCTCGGCGTCGAAGGCCAGGCAGAATTGGGCGGTCTCCAAGGAAATGGCG